In Callospermophilus lateralis isolate mCalLat2 chromosome 19, mCalLat2.hap1, whole genome shotgun sequence, the following are encoded in one genomic region:
- the Nsun5 gene encoding 28S rRNA (cytosine-C(5))-methyltransferase isoform X2, which yields MALYAAAAAVLAGVENRQGSIKALVYGSSFQNVKPLYALVCETQRYAAVLDAVIARAGLLRAEKKLRPHLARVLVYELLLGKGFRGAGGRWKPLLSRHQARLKAELARLKVRQGVSRNEDLLEVGSRPGPVSQVPRFVRVNTLKTCCGDAIDYFKRQGFSYQGQASSLEDLRALKGKHFLLDPLLPELLVFPAQTDLHEHPLYLAGHLILQDKASCLPATLLAPPPGSHVIDACAAPGNKTSHLAALLKNQGKIFAFDLDAKRLASMATLLARAGVSCCELAEVDFLTVSPTDQRYDRVQYILLDPSCSGSGMLSRPLEEQGSGTPSQERLRALAGFQQRALCHALSFPSLRRLVYSTCSLCQEENEDVVRDTLQQNPGFRLAPVLPSWPHRGLSTFTGAEHCLRASPETTLTGGFFIAVFERAEVPSLPGGSSGTRTCTWPSPKEKEETAKGRCLGCRCSR from the exons ATGGCGCTGTACGCGGCCGCCGCGGCCGTGCTGGCGGGCGTGGAGAACCGCCAGGGCTCTATTAAGGCGCTGGTGTACGGGAGCAGCTTCCAG AACGTGAAGCCGCTGTACGCGCTAGTGTGCGAGACGCAGCGCTACGCCGCCGTGCTGGACGCCGTCATCGCCCGTGCCGGCCTCCTCCGCGCCGAGAAGAAGCTGAGGCCGCACCTGGCCCGG GTGCTAGTGTATGAGTTGTTGCTGGGAAAGGGCTTTCGAGGGGCCGGGGGCCGCTGGAAGCCCCTGCTGAGCCGGCACCAGGCGAGGCTGAAGGCCGAGCTGGCGAGGCTCAAGGTTCGCCAGGGCGTGAGCCGGAATGAGGACTTGCTGGAGGTGGGGTCGAGGCCCGGCCCAG TCTCCCAGGTGCCTCGATTTGTGCGAGTGAACACTCTCAAGACCTGCTGTGGCGACGCCATTGATTATTTCAAGAGACAGGGTTTCTCCTACCAGGGCCAGGCTTCCAG CCTCGAGGACTTAAGGGCCCTTAAGGGGAAGCACTTTCTTCTGGACCCCTTGTTGCCGGAGCTGCTTGTGTTTCCTGCCCAAACAGATCTGCATGAACACCCTCTGTACCTTGCAGGTCACCTCATCTTGCAGGACAAG GCCAGCTGCCTCCCAGCCACGCTGCTGGCACCGCCACCAGGTTCTCATGTCATTGACGCATGTGCTGCCCCAGGCAACAAGACCAGTCACTTGGCAGCTCTTCTCAAGAACCAGGG AAAGATCTTTGCCTTTGACCTGGATGCCAAGCGGCTGGCATCAATGGCCACTCTCCTGGCCCGGGCTGGTGTCTCGTGCTGTGAGTTAGCTGAGGTCGACTTCCTGACTGTTTCGCCCACGGACCAGCGTTATGATCGCGTCCAGTACATCCTGCTGGATCCTTCTTGTAGTGGCTCTG GGATGCTGAGCAGGCCACTGGAGGAGCAGGGGTCAGGCACACCTAGCCAGGAGCGTTTGCGTGCCCTGGCGGGCTTCCAGCAGCGGGCACTGTGCCATGCGCTCTCATTCCCCTCCCTGCGACGCTTGGTCTACTCAACATGCTCCCTTTGCCAGGAAGAGAATGAAGATGTGGTCCGAGACACCCTGCAGCAGAACCCGGGGTTCAG GCTAGCTCCTGTCCTGCCTTCCTGGCCCCACCGGGGTCTCAGCACCTTCACAGGTGCTGAGCACTGCCTCCGAGCCTCCCCTGAGACCACGCTTACTGGTGGCTTCTTCATTGCTGTGTTTGAACGGGCAGAGGTGCCAAG CCTCCCAGGCGGAAGCTCTGGCACCAGAACTTGCACCTGGCCCAGCCCCAAAGAGAAAGAGGAGACCGCGAAAGGTCGCTGCCTAGGCTGCAGGTGCAGCCGCTGA
- the Nsun5 gene encoding 28S rRNA (cytosine-C(5))-methyltransferase isoform X1 — protein MALYAAAAAVLAGVENRQGSIKALVYGSSFQNVKPLYALVCETQRYAAVLDAVIARAGLLRAEKKLRPHLARVLVYELLLGKGFRGAGGRWKPLLSRHQARLKAELARLKVRQGVSRNEDLLEVGSRPGPVSQVPRFVRVNTLKTCCGDAIDYFKRQGFSYQGQASSLEDLRALKGKHFLLDPLLPELLVFPAQTDLHEHPLYLAGHLILQDKASCLPATLLAPPPGSHVIDACAAPGNKTSHLAALLKNQGKIFAFDLDAKRLASMATLLARAGVSCCELAEVDFLTVSPTDQRYDRVQYILLDPSCSGSGMLSRPLEEQGSGTPSQERLRALAGFQQRALCHALSFPSLRRLVYSTCSLCQEENEDVVRDTLQQNPGFRLAPVLPSWPHRGLSTFTGAEHCLRASPETTLTGGFFIAVFERAEVPSSASQAEALAPELAPGPAPKRKRRPRKVAA, from the exons ATGGCGCTGTACGCGGCCGCCGCGGCCGTGCTGGCGGGCGTGGAGAACCGCCAGGGCTCTATTAAGGCGCTGGTGTACGGGAGCAGCTTCCAG AACGTGAAGCCGCTGTACGCGCTAGTGTGCGAGACGCAGCGCTACGCCGCCGTGCTGGACGCCGTCATCGCCCGTGCCGGCCTCCTCCGCGCCGAGAAGAAGCTGAGGCCGCACCTGGCCCGG GTGCTAGTGTATGAGTTGTTGCTGGGAAAGGGCTTTCGAGGGGCCGGGGGCCGCTGGAAGCCCCTGCTGAGCCGGCACCAGGCGAGGCTGAAGGCCGAGCTGGCGAGGCTCAAGGTTCGCCAGGGCGTGAGCCGGAATGAGGACTTGCTGGAGGTGGGGTCGAGGCCCGGCCCAG TCTCCCAGGTGCCTCGATTTGTGCGAGTGAACACTCTCAAGACCTGCTGTGGCGACGCCATTGATTATTTCAAGAGACAGGGTTTCTCCTACCAGGGCCAGGCTTCCAG CCTCGAGGACTTAAGGGCCCTTAAGGGGAAGCACTTTCTTCTGGACCCCTTGTTGCCGGAGCTGCTTGTGTTTCCTGCCCAAACAGATCTGCATGAACACCCTCTGTACCTTGCAGGTCACCTCATCTTGCAGGACAAG GCCAGCTGCCTCCCAGCCACGCTGCTGGCACCGCCACCAGGTTCTCATGTCATTGACGCATGTGCTGCCCCAGGCAACAAGACCAGTCACTTGGCAGCTCTTCTCAAGAACCAGGG AAAGATCTTTGCCTTTGACCTGGATGCCAAGCGGCTGGCATCAATGGCCACTCTCCTGGCCCGGGCTGGTGTCTCGTGCTGTGAGTTAGCTGAGGTCGACTTCCTGACTGTTTCGCCCACGGACCAGCGTTATGATCGCGTCCAGTACATCCTGCTGGATCCTTCTTGTAGTGGCTCTG GGATGCTGAGCAGGCCACTGGAGGAGCAGGGGTCAGGCACACCTAGCCAGGAGCGTTTGCGTGCCCTGGCGGGCTTCCAGCAGCGGGCACTGTGCCATGCGCTCTCATTCCCCTCCCTGCGACGCTTGGTCTACTCAACATGCTCCCTTTGCCAGGAAGAGAATGAAGATGTGGTCCGAGACACCCTGCAGCAGAACCCGGGGTTCAG GCTAGCTCCTGTCCTGCCTTCCTGGCCCCACCGGGGTCTCAGCACCTTCACAGGTGCTGAGCACTGCCTCCGAGCCTCCCCTGAGACCACGCTTACTGGTGGCTTCTTCATTGCTGTGTTTGAACGGGCAGAGGTGCCAAG CTCAGCCTCCCAGGCGGAAGCTCTGGCACCAGAACTTGCACCTGGCCCAGCCCCAAAGAGAAAGAGGAGACCGCGAAAGGTCGCTGCCTAG
- the LOC143384876 gene encoding E3 ubiquitin-protein ligase TRIM50: MGGVVGGPELGGGTWRDWAQPRGVGYGDAVGHVSGRREELGGPLSAARAACVAWQVSVPALQDQLQCPICLEVFKEPLVLQCGHSYCQGCLLSLSQHLASELRCPVCRQAVDGSSSPLNVSLARVIEALRLPGNPEPTVCPHHRNPLSLFCEKDQELICGLCGLLGSHQHHRVTPVSTVYSRMKEELATLLSDLKQEQKKVDEHTAKLVNNRTRILNESDVFSWVIRSEFQELHHLVDEEKARCLEGVEGHTRGLVASLDMQLEQVRGARERLAQAERVLEQLGSESHHEFIRKYHSVASRAELQPARPLEGSFSPISFKPSLHQADIKLTVWKRLFRKVLPAPEPLKLDPATAHPLLELSKGNTVVQCGLLAQRRASQPERFDYSTCVLASRGFSCGRHYWEVVVGSKSDWRLGVIKGTASRKGKLIKSPEHGVWLIGLKEGRLYEAFGCPRVPLPVAGQPHRVGVYLHYEHGELTFFDADRPEDLRPLYTFQADFQGKLYPILDLRWHERGSNSLPLVLPPPSGPGHLTPQRPPKTQGRPAAPCPQAHLAGP; the protein is encoded by the exons CCCGGGCAGCGTGCGTGGCGTGGCAGGTGAGTGTGCCCGCACTGCAGGACCAGCTCCAGTGTCCCATCTGCTTGGAGGTCTTCAAGGAGCCCCTGGTGCTGCAGTGCGGCCATTCCTACTGCCAGGGCTGCCTGCTGTCCCTGTCCCAGCACCTGGCCTCAGAGCTGCGCTGCCCCGTGTGCCGCCAGGCGGTGGATGGCAGCAGCTCCCCCCTCAACGTCTCCCTCGCTCGGGTCATCGAAGCCCTGCGGCTCCCAGGGAACCCGGAGCCCACCGTCTGCCCCCACCACCGAAACCCACTCAGCCTCTTCTGCGAGAAGGACCAGGAGCTCATCTGTGGCCTCTGTGGCCTGTTGGGCTCCCACCAGCATCACCGGGTCACACCCGTCTCCACTGTCTACAGCCGCATGAAG GAGGAGCTCGCCACCCTCCTCTCTGACCTGAAGCAAGAGCAGAAGAAGGTGGATGAACACACTGCCAAACTGGTGAACAACAGGACCCGCATCCTT AATGAGTCGGATGTCTTCAGCTGGGTGATCCGCAGTGAGTTCCAGGAGCTGCACCACCTGGTGGACGAGGAGAAGGCCCGCTGCCTGGAGGGGGTAGAGGGCCACACACGTGGCCTAGTGGCCTCCCTTGACATGCAGCTGGAGCAGGTCCGGGGTGCGCGTGAGCGGCTGGCCCAGGCGGAGCGTGTGCTGGAGCAGCTGGGCAGCGAGAGCCACCATGAGTTCATCCGG AAGTACCACTCCGTGGCTTCCAG AGCAGAGCTCCAGCCGGCCCGGCCCCTGGAAGGCTCCTTCAGCCCCATCTCCTTTAAGCCGAGCCTCCACCAGGCCGACATCAAACTGACTGTGTGGAAAAGGCTCTTCCGGAAAGTTCTACCAG CCCCTGAGCCGCTCAAGCTGGACCCTGCCACCGCCCACCCGCTCCTGGAGCTCTCCAAGGGTAACACCGTGGTGCAGTGTGGGCTCCTGGCCCAGCGTCGCGCCAGCCAGCCTGAGCGCTTCGACTACAGCACCTGTGTCCTGGCTAGCCGGGGCTTCTCCTGTGGCCgccactactgggaggtggtggtggGCAGCAAGAGCGACTGGCGTCTGGGGGTTATCAAGGGCACAGCCAGCCGCAAGGGCAAGCTGATCAAGTCCCCCGAGCACGGTGTGTGGCTGATAGGCCTGAAGGAGGGCCGGCTGTACGAGGCCTTCGGCTGCCCGCGCGTGCCCCTGCCCGTGGCCGGCCAGCCCCACCGTGTCGGGGTCTACTTGCATTATGAGCATGGAGAGCTCACCTTCTTTGACGCCGACCGCCCGGAGGACCTGCGGCCGCTCTACACCTTCCAGGCAGACTTCCAGGGCAAGCTCTATCCCATCCTGGACCTGCGCTGGCACGAGCGGGGCAGCAACTCCCTCCCCTTGGTGCTGCCCCCACCCAGCGGGCCTGGCCACCTCACCCCGCAGCGGCCCCCCAAGACACAGGGCCGCCCTGCTGCTCCCTGCCCACAGGCCCATCTCGCTGGGCCCTGA